Below is a genomic region from Culicoides brevitarsis isolate CSIRO-B50_1 chromosome 2, AGI_CSIRO_Cbre_v1, whole genome shotgun sequence.
TGTCACCGTGATCACGTTCAAAGCAAATATAATCGATCCACGTGTCAACGTCTGTCTTTCCGAAGAACTGCACTGCGAATTCGTAACATTCTCTCGCACTCGTTTTATTTACCGCCATTTGGCTTGTTTCTAGTTGTGCCATTTTTCGATGTAGTTCCAAGCAAGGTGTTGTgtttaatgttaaatatttgtatgTTTGCCGTGCATTTGAAAGACTTTTCGTTAAACATACCCACTCGATGTATTCTGGCTTGAAATGGGACGAAACCAGggaatttttcgaagaaatagctttttggaagaaatcttcgaaaaatttatcgttATTTTGCACGGCGCAGTAGAGATACATCGTCTCCCACACTGGTAGCTCGGAATCTTTATCCACAGCTTTGAGGGCTGCTTCAAAGGTTTTTTGGATCGTAGAATGGTCGCTTGTTCTAATGACGTATTTCAGTTGAAGCACCCACAAATCCGAGCATTTTGGATGCAAGGCAAGCGATTTTTGGAAGATTGACTCGATATGGTCGTCTTTGCCTTCTTTGGCTtccaacaataattttaaataagtcaAATAATGCTCGGACGACATCAAACCTGATTCATGTCCTCGTTTAAAGGCATTTCCAAGAGCTTTGCGTCTGGCATTTGCATCGGAAGTCATATCGGTGTTCAGCGAAAGCATTGCGTCGATATAAAGTAAACACATTTCCGTAGAAGCAACTTGTTCGAGTCCAGTTTCGTACATTGACACgcatttttcgatgttttcctTCATTGAACGcacttttttgtcttttggtATTTCTTCGGTATCCAATTCATACACGGACAGTCCTCGTAATTCCGCTTGAGCAAAATAATCCCAAGTTTTTGCGTTTGTCgaataaatttccttcaaatccGTAACAATTTCTTGCGTTAACGCATTGGCATACTCGAAATTCAGTGTAACATCCAACAATTCGAGGAAAAATTGGACATCATTTACgttatttttcgcatttttgtaCAAAGCAACACACGATCCAACTGCCATCGCTATTTGTCCTTCATCGACTTTAGTTTTTACTTCACTTTCGAACAGCTCTCGTACTTCTGCCAACTCCATTTGGACAAAAGCTTTGTACAGAGCTGCATTCGTTGGGTGGTGCTTCATTCCAGTGATTAACAAGTCTTTCGCCTTCGGTAAATTCTCATTTTCGGAATATTCCAATGTTGCGCCTTTCAACCATGCTTCCGGTTTGGTGTTGTGAAAGTTTAGCATGCGTTCAACTCCTTTGGAAATTTCCCTTTTGAATTCgtatatttgacaaaatttgaaaaaggaGTCCCACAACCGCAGTTCGCCCGGAAAACGGTTCAAAGCCCGCAAATACATTCCACGTACCCTTTTTGCAACGATTTTCTCCAGAATTTGTTTCTGCCGCACATGTTTGGTTCCTTGTTGTCTCTCGCGAATGAGATTCAACAAATTCCTCTCGTACTTGATGAACTCACAAAAGTCTTTGATATCCTTGCAATGCCTCTCGGTCTTGTACTCGAAGTCTTCGCGACGTCTTTTTATCTTGCGGATCTCGTTGTCGTCGAAGATCCGCAATTTCTTCATTTGCTCGTACTCCGTGAGACATAATTCCTTGCGAAGTTGCACGAAATCTGCCATTTTTCAGTGATTTTAAGCTATTTTACtgcaataaatattcatttatcgTCCAACGtgcttttgttattgttttcagtgcttgtcaaaaattgacgttttgtgttttgttgaCATTAAACGTCATTATCgaaactgaaatttaattttcttcttaatttttcttaaattaatgcaTTAAATCCTTGCAAGAGAGCTGAATTCTTCAAATTATAAAGTAATGAAATgtgcttttaaaaatacttgagAAATTcttccttaaaatatttaattttgttcatttcagCTCTTTTCCGTGACTCACAAAGGGCGTAATggcatcaatttttgatcaatacgAAAATACCTTGTCCAAGGAACGTCCTTTGAATGTACCGGAGCAACTTGGGATCAATCAGAATGTCATCAGTTATCGGACAAAGGAACAATCGCCAATTTTCAGCAAACAAAAGCTTAATTTGAGTCTCCGGAATGAGATTACATGTACGTGTATCAACAACAACTGGCTAATTGTTTTGATGTCGGATCAATTGATTTTCCGGTTAAATTTGGCGGATCCAAAGCAGCAAGATGACCTTCTAATTGAACGTTACATTCAAAAGTCCGTGGTAAATGGCATGTTTATTGATCCCCTCGGAGCTCACATCATCCTCGCTTTGGGTCCGGCAAAGGGAATTGTGGGTGTCGGTTCACCGGGAATCTTGTATTTGCAAAGTACCTCGAAAAAACCTCGGATGGTGAGCAGATTTAAGGACCATTGTGTCACTGCAGTTGCTTTTAATTGGGACAACAAGTCCGAAAGTAGTACAGGATTAATTCTCCTTGGAACGAGTAAAGGACAAATTTTCGAAGCTGATATTGGTATTGATCAGGATCGTTCGACGCCCGGTGGAACAAAACCCATCTTTGAAATTGATCGAGGAGATCGAAGTTGTATTACGGGCTTGGAGTTCTTTAGGGCTCCTGGAACAAATAATTATATCGTACTTGTGGCAACGCTAGATCGTTTGTATAAGTTCCATGAGACGATAAAACCAATGGGAGAgacgaaaatttcaattgcaCAGCAAATATTTGCGCAATATTTGAATATAAGcgaaaatttattggattttaatgaaacagtCAGTCGTGGAACGTTAAGTCGACTTGCGTCGTCGGTGTATAATGAATTTCCAAAGGCCATGGGATGGCTAACGGAAACTGGAGTCTTGTATTTGAGTGATATTGACCGAATGGCTTCTAGTCAACAGTTTGTctgtaagtaattttattttattccaattttttatgctttttgtttcatttttttattttgtgaaaaatattctgaTAAAATAGAAAGATATTtattagtatttcaaaaccaatcttttttatttctttcagcGAGCATCGAACTTATTTCCATACCAGATGAGGAATTTGATAGACCGATGCCTCAAAACTCCTATAAGGCTGACCAAAAACGTTTGACTCCAAAAAGCATCGTTCTTACGGACTATCATGTGCTGATACTATTTAACGACTGTATTCGTGCTGTGTCGATTTTGAATTACCAAACGGTCTATGAAGAACAATTTACGGAACAACAAGGCAAATTGCTTGATCTGATAAAAGACTGTGCTTCGGGATCCGTTTATTTGTACACGACAAAAGCCATTTATCGTTACAAGATAACTCGTGAGGACCGCAATGTCTGGAGATTGTATCTGGACAAGAATGAATTCAGTCTTGCGTTGTCACATTGTCAGGACAATCCGGCGTACCGAGACATCGTTTTGACAAAACATGCCGAAGActtttacgagaaaaaagaTTACATCAAagcagcaaaaatattttccgagACGCAAAAGAGCTTTGAAGAGGTCTGTCTCAAATTCTACGAATGTGATCAGAATGAAGCACTTTTGTGTTACTTGAACAATcgttttgagaaattaaaatctaGCGATAAAACTCAAATTACAATGCTGAGTCTTTGGATGCTTGAGTTATATTTGACTCTTATGAGTAAATTAGCGCCACAATCTCCAAAATTCAATCAACTCCATCAGGAACTCGATAAATTCATGAAACTACCTCGTGTCAGCGAATGTGTACGAAATAATCGGCCAGTTGTGCAAGAACTCATTGCTAGTCACGGTGATATTTACGATCTTACAACGCTGAAACACGTGAACCAAAATCAAGATGCACTTCTGACACAATTCATCAGTCAGGAAAACTTTTACGAAGCTGTTATGTTGTTGAAAAATGTCCTCAAACCGGAACTTGTTTACAAATACAGTCCAATTCTGATGGAAGAAATGCCAACAGAAACGGTTGCTATGTTCAAAAAACACGGAAAACGTCTCGAAGCCATTAAATTGATTCCAGCTCTCACGAGCATCAATAGTTCGAAGCACATTGCAGACGTTATTGATTATTTGGAATTTTGCATTCATTCCCTCGGCAACACGGATCACAGTTTGAACAATTATCTGATTTTGCTATATGCAAGTCATAGAAAAGATAAACTCGTGGGATTCCTGGAGTCACAAGGAAAAGATGTTGCGATGATCAACTATGACATCTACTTTGCTCTGAGGACCGCCAAGGAAAATGATGTCAAAGATGCATGTGTTTACTTGTATTGCATGCTGAATTTATGGCAAAAAGCCATTGAGTTGGCGCTTACCTTTGACATCAAATTGGCCCAAGAAACCGCTAGTCAGGTGAAGGAACCAAAATTACGAAAACGTTTGTGGCTTTTGATCGCCAAGAACCAAATCGAATCTCGGAATGACGTAAATAGCGCATTAGAGCTCTTGGAGAATTGCGATCTTCTACGACTCGAGGATATTCTTCCGTTCTTTTCAGACTTTGATAAAATAGACGATTTCAAGCAGACTGTATGTGATGCCTTAAAAAAGTACGAACTCGAGTTGCAGGAACAAAAGAAAGACATGGAAGAGTCTGTAAAGTCTGCCGAAACAAttcgcaaaaatttacaaaatttccgaAATCGATCGCTTATTGTTGCCGGCACCGATGTTTGTGCAATTTGTGAGTCGACACTCTTGACAAAACCGTTTTTCCTCTTTCCATGCAGCCACAAATTCCATTCGGATTGCATGGAAAAGCAACTTATGGCCAATTTACCGACAGATAAAATCGCGCATTTGAATGTGCTGAAGAACCAACTGACATCGGGCACAACAGCCGACCGAAGTAGGGAACAAATTAAGGAGGAAATTGAAGAATGTATCGCTAGTAGTTGCATTTTCTGCGGAGAAATGATGATTGACTCGCTGGACAAGCAATTTGACACGAATTGGGATGAACAATTGtaaccaaataaaaatatataaaaaattattttacaataaactATTTGTTATCTAGCTTACGAACTTTTATTGTGTGACTTTTTCGTTTTACGAGGTCTAGCTGAACCAACCTTTGTTGTTCAATTTATCGTACTTTGCCATGTTGATCAAAATTGAGGTTTTGACATCCTCCCGTTTGCGCGTTTGACCGTAGTAATCGACAAATTCTCCGTCCGGATTCACCAAGTACATGATGATTGTGTGATCCACAATGTAGTCGTTGTCATCGTCTCGTGGGCCGGCACTGAAATACACGCGAAAAGCCTTGCAGGCATGTTTAACTTGCTCAACGCTACCAGTAAGTCCGATaattttgggtgaaaattcCTTCACATATTTTGCGACAACTTCTTTGGTGTCTCTTTGTGGATCCACAGTGATAAATAACGGAACAATTGGTGGAGCTTCCTTTTCCTTCTCtggaaattcattaaatttattttatttttaactaaaagaatataaattcaaaatttttacccatatCCTCAATGACTCCAgccattttttccatttcttcGGGGCAAATGTCCGGGCAATGGGTGAATCCAAAGTAAATAAGCAGCCATTTGCCGGCAAAATCTTTCGAGTGTCGCGTTTTTCCCTCGGCGTCAATCAATTCCCATTCACCACCAATCGCAGCTTTGCCCAATATTCGCTTGCGTTCACGTAACATTGCCTGCTCTTTCTCATCCTTCACGTACCACATGAAACCCAATAGACCAGAGCCTGTAATAGCGACAGTCGCCAACGTTTTGAACGTTATGGGACCCTTGCCCTTGGAGGGATCTTTTTTCACGCAATACGTTCTGACATGGCTCTGTCTCAATGCCGGTCGTGAAAATCGCGAGATACTCGTGAACGACGACTTGATGAAGGtggaaaatgacattttttaaagaaataaatgcttgacttttgtaatttttgtatccAATGTGGCAATTGAGTTGCACCGATCAAGTTTTTGTGGACTTTACTCTCCGTTAGTGTTCAAGGAAAGCaggaattaatgaaaataaattttccggcTCTctgttttcattaattttaagtaagtaGGTTTTCCAGTCGTCATGAATTGACAATGTGCAGGTCACCCTATATTTCTGCTTTCAGTAAGCGTTTTTCAAATGCCGTTggaaatttccgttaaaactGCTTTCAGTTGGCTAGGCGAGCGACTCGTACTTTAGGATTTCTGAAGGTTTTCCTTGAATTTCCCAAAAGTTCCAaggttttttccaaaaattttatttggaagATGCACTTTCAACGTTTCTTCGAaacatacaataataatatttgacatttttgtccaaaaatattcgcataattttaattttaaaattttgacatttgtaaTTTCCTAGGTTTCGTAGGTTaagtttttcatgtttaaaaaaattttccgtcacattttttttttgatttttgtatttttactaTGAGTTTAAAATCTAATCTACATAACTGTGACATAAAAATGCTCTGTTATTTACggttttaaagttattaactTGCAAAGTTGAGATTTCCTTACAAtcttgaatatattttaagttttttttagagatttttaagGCTGAGGTACCTATCAtgcctttttgattttttttttttttttgtaacaagtggactttttagaattatgaaattagaaagtgaaaactcgaaaatatgaattttcgcTTTCtgagcaaaaatataaataaaaaatcactctTTCGTCAAATTAATCAATGATCTTTGCTCTCTggaattgtaataaaaagtttgtttaatcaaaaaaatatatttaatgctAGAAAGtgttagaaatatttattttgtgtcacataatttttttacggtttttttaaagagtttaaTCAACTGTGTTGTAAGAAGTAACAATCCGCTCCTTTCtcctgagaaaaaaaaaatatttgaaaaaaagaaaatacatTTCAGtaccttaaatatttaattaaatatgtttaaaattatccaaaaaataaattaatagtaCTTTAATCGAGTTTTCGAACgttcttgaaaaaatgtttaaagattTATAGAGTTGCTCATGTTTAACGAATAACAATAAGATAATGATGAtataactaattattttttaaaactttcggTCCAAAATTGTTATTCACTAATGATGTGtattttaatctatttttgtgttaaaaccacgataactaatttttatttgtcttatGGCCAAATTAGaagattcttttatttttttcataatataccGGATATTCGATCAACAGAAATCCCAAAGTTATTGTTAGacaaaattgttgttgttatctGTTAATCAAAGCAAATTCTCCCACACTTGCTTCTATTAAATGAACTATATTTTCAACCGTAAATTTTGCTGCAATTCACAAATAAACCTGTtgctattaataaaataactaaCACTATCCCATTAACATCTTTATTCGTCGAAAAATGCGTTACATCACGGCGACTCGacgaatttctttttatatggAAGTTCAAGTTCAAACTGCTTCGCGTCGTTGTACGCGCGTCGCGTATATTCTTTTACCCTGATTCtggtttttgaattatttttcgttcaaaaagtCATACAAATCTGTCGTTAATGCGCGATTATatacatgaaaattattcgttttgttttgattctTCTGACTATAAATTGACGGTCAGCAACAGAATTCTGTTTAGTTGCTGCTCGAACATTGGATTTAATATGAGAGTGGAgttaaagtgttaaaaatatttattttgtgaacgattgtataaattacaaaaatggtgagcaaaaaaaaaaataataaaatttattaaagtcgattttgctgaataaaaaaaaaaataatgaaaatacataaataaaatcccGGATAAAAATCAGGCTCGTCGTCTTCAAAAGActtgagaataaaaaaaagtgaaaaattgttgaaaaaaagttttaaaactcggcaaaaaaatataataataggaaacaaaagaataaaaaaacctGACAAAAGATTGACGtcactaaaaaataaacagacaaaagataattctaaaaaaataataagacgTCGATAATCAACCACTCCTTTGTTATTAAGAGCTTTGCTTAATATTTCTTTACAGAAGTCTTTGTTGTCACTTGTCCTTGTGGCATTGCTGTTCTCGCCATCGTTAGGTATGGGATATCACCAAACTGGACAAACGGTTTATTATCGAACATCATCTGGAACTCATCCGTATTATTACTCAAGATCTTACGCCCCGATATCGTATTATAACGATTATATTTCTTACAGATCAAGTGATTCAACTCATACAATTGAATATTCAAATACTGCACAAATAGCACATAATGCACCAGAAGGCACAtaacaattataatttttgacgaCTTTCAAGTCTTTTTTTCCCCTTTTTATCTGTTTCTAATGAATGtgcttaagaaattttcaaaattacagAAATCACTGAAGACAGCCTTTTTCTTCATTGATTTCTGTGCCCAAAATTGCACCATTGCACCTTGCAAATTTCTCCGTCTATCTTGTTAACCTTTgaatttggatattttttgagcaatttcgcAAACTAACTTGTGCCTTAACtttgtttcatttcattctttttaataagaattaatttattgcaaagTAACAACGAAATGTTTGGtgtccaaattttaatttttggttcagattttctcaaaaaaattttttgttctttcttttcttttgctttcttctcttttttttctgtaataaaaAGGCGACTCTTATTTTCCTGCAAGACGACGATACTATTATGACATCTTTGTAGGTGCTGGCTGCAGTAACAACCCTTGTGGAACAAATGCAATTTGTAGAGAAGCATCTGGCGGCAGACCaggtttgtacaaaaaataatatttttattaatagattttaaaattttttttctcagtttgcTCTTGTCCACCCGGACATTCTGGAAATCCATTGACACACTGTTCTCGAGCGGAATGTTTGGATCATAGTGAATGTGGAGGACACCAGGCTTGTCGAAATGGTCATTGTGTTAATCCTTGCGCTGATGCTTGCGGTACCAATGCCAAATGCGAAACCAGAAATCATGTTCCGGTATGTTCATGTCTTAACAGATATGTTGGAGATCCGTTCAGTCACTGCCGGCTTCAAGATCCAGGTAAGTGCAATCAAGGGCAGATCCAAAAGGTGCAATTGCGACCTCCTCTGAAGTTAAAAAAGAcctaaaattgcaaaaattgatttgaaattttacaaaaagatgatttttttagatgttAAAGGGTCTTTTGATTgctttttagatcaaaaaatgtgcaattgttacatttttaagcATACTTAagacgtaatttttttacggaaaTATATTTACTTGAAATCGGAAGAGTAGGAagacaaattatttcaaggCGCAAGATCAAGTTCAGTTATTTACACAGCatgtttgcaaaatttaatctaGAATACCGACATTATTTATCAATCAAAAGGCGtcaaatgaatattaattatttacaacaaTGAAACAaagcaaacacaaaaaacataCTTATTTTTGTGGGTGTCAAGCTTGATCAAGAATTAGCTTTATAATAACTACGGAGCTGTATGAACAGtttcagagcaaaaaaattaaagtttcagTGGAGACGCCTGATGTCTCGTAAGAACtaaatatggatttttttaaaatctgctCATTCATTATGAAGAATCGTTCATTTTAATGATGTTTTATTGTTGTgcgttaattatttattcagaaTTTGCAAACGCTTTGACCAAAATTGGAACAAATCACCGGAGATCGTAGGTTGGTCATTATTAGATCAATTTCTTAAGGTTTCAAAATCGTTGAGATATGCAAATTAAAGCAATTAAGAAGACGTAAATGggacataataattatttgttgacGATATATCAATAGTTTGATGTGTTTTTAACAaggttatttttcttttcagaggAATTATGTCACCCGTCTCCTTGTGGAGTAAACACAAACTGTCAAGTAATTAATGGCGTTCCTACGTGCACATGTCTCCCTGGCTTTGTTGGACAACCAATCACCGGATGCAACCACGAATGTGAATCCGATAGTCATTGTGGACCCCAAGAACAATGTCAAAACTTCAAATGTGTCTCGTCATGCAATCAATGTGGCAAAGGTGCGCAATGTGTTCGTGTCTCGAATCATCGTGCTGTTTGTGAATGTCCCAAGAACTATATCGGATCGCCATACACTGAATGTCGTGCCGAATGTTACGGAGACGTCGATTGTCCGGGAAGTAAGCCAGCTTGCATTTATGGCATCTGTAAAAATCCTTGTGATGGCGCTTGCGGCGTGGGAGCCGATTGTAATTTGAGAGGACTTACGCCAGTTTGCTCGTGTCCACGTGACATGACGGGAGATCCTTTTGTTAGATGTCGTCCATTCACGAAAGAAGATTTATGTATTCCTAATCCTTGTGGTGCTAATGCTCAATGTGTTCCaggtaagattttattttttttttttttgaacttaaaaaataaaatttttctcattcacCAAAACTTAACAGGACACGATAGATCTGGTAAAGAAAGACCTGTGTGCACATGTCTTCCAGGATATACAGGAAATGCATTGAGTAACTGCGTCAGAGTAAGATTCATAAATTTGCgaactttaaatttacaaaattaaaaaaaatcttcttttaggGTGAATGTCAATCAGATTCCGAGTGTTCTGATCATCGTGCTTGTGTCGCTTATCAATGTGTAGATCCTTGCATTGGACAATGTGGAATTGGAGCTGAATGCCATGCTAAGAGACATTTGGCAGTTTGTACTTGCCCCACAGGCACATCGGGAGATGCTTTGGTTCAATGTAGACAAAGTCGTTCATTCCCTGTTGCCCGTTATAATTACAAGAGAAAGTGAATTCTGCTTTGATAATTTCTTCTTTGCTAACGAAAGTAAATAACACACCGAATAAAATACTCTTGCCATAAAgaaaagatttaataaaaaaaatacgattaaatttattcatctttCACTTTCGATTGTCTATAAAGAATTCATggtttggaaaatattttgtagaaaaatttaagtgcaaaattagcaaaatttctttgaaaaatggcAAAACTTCTGGAGACTTTTTGTGTAGATGAAAAAATCCGTTCCCATTTTTTGCCGTTATATGATACTCTGAATCCCGAAAATCCAGAAAAGAAAagcgtttaaattttaaaaaaattgctcaataTGTATGGACAATAAAGTTATAATTTCGTACTATGAAATATGCAAATTACTCAGGACAGTTGCtggagaatttaatttaattaaaaaacattttattgtgaACCTCAAATAGTGATGTAAAAAGCGAGTATTCAAATATatacttacaaaaattttcaaatatttaaaaatcttggaTAATTCTTGAATGTTAATCCTTTCTATAagatccttgaaaaaaaatgcacctTCTTTTATTGGTAAGTTTaccattatttattaacattttttagtttaaaaaagtatttgagtatgaacttatttatttgtcaAGTGTTCGAATTGAGTTTGAAAAACTGGGATTGAAATTGTCCGTTAATCatatatgtttaaataaaacactctttttataatgaatttttgctttattttcagttttccatatttttcacatattaaAGTTGAATATATATAGTTtacgtgtgtgtgtttgtgtgtatttatatttaatttcacttttcatataaactaaaaatatgtgtttaacatttttcctttattcaatttatatttttataaatctgtaaacttatctaaaatttttatttttttctctattctatgtttttttgtttttatttacacattaaaatatagcttagattttttcttacattacttttatttatagttaattttttttaatgttattttattattttatgtatgtatattatgtaaaatataaaGATTACTTAGAACAGCAGGTAATGAGGAGGGTGGAAGGTAAcggtatgaaaaataataatccaaattttaatacataaatttatatgtatggcaaaaaaattaaaaatttggatgTGCACCGTTGTTATTTTAAGAACATCTTAAGTTTTTATCACTTTAAATTCTCTGTATCCTAATTTTCTCTtagttatacttttttttatttgataaactttttttttgtatgtacattaaatatttcttcccaaatatattttaagtatgatttctttttatatcattttatttttctttttttaaatgataatgtttaaaattattttaaaatcgttcaaatttattttaattaaagtagaTAAAAGATACGTTTTGTTTagcttttaaatataaaaaaggtttttttaagtactatatttgatatttttaacaaaactaactaaatataaaaagataaTTCAAATAGaggaaattaattagaaaaatgattaacattcatgtttgtttttaatttaaaaaaaatacaattttgtactgtaataaaaataaaacttaacaaATAAACCTTTTATTGAAGAGAGAACAGACAAGAGTTAACATCGAAATGTGTTAACTATCATCTCTCCTCACTCCTTAAAGAAtgtacaaatattaaaataattttataataatattaagtattttaaaacatataaACTAAACTaacatttaact
It encodes:
- the LOC134829500 gene encoding neurogenic locus notch homolog protein 3 isoform X1, translated to MKSLLSLVLVALLFSPSLGMGYHQTGQTVYYRTSSGTHPYYYSRSYAPISYYNDYISYRSSAGCSNNPCGTNAICREASGGRPVCSCPPGHSGNPLTHCSRAECLDHSECGGHQACRNGHCVNPCADACGTNAKCETRNHVPVCSCLNRYVGDPFSHCRLQDPEELCHPSPCGVNTNCQVINGVPTCTCLPGFVGQPITGCNHECESDSHCGPQEQCQNFKCVSSCNQCGKGAQCVRVSNHRAVCECPKNYIGSPYTECRAECYGDVDCPGSKPACIYGICKNPCDGACGVGADCNLRGLTPVCSCPRDMTGDPFVRCRPFTKEDLCIPNPCGANAQCVPGHDRSGKERPVCTCLPGYTGNALSNCVRGECQSDSECSDHRACVAYQCVDPCIGQCGIGAECHAKRHLAVCTCPTGTSGDALVQCRQSRSFPVARYNYKRK
- the LOC134829500 gene encoding neurogenic locus notch homolog protein 3 isoform X3, producing MKSLLSLVLVALLFSPSLGAGCSNNPCGTNAICREASGGRPVCSCPPGHSGNPLTHCSRAECLDHSECGGHQACRNGHCVNPCADACGTNAKCETRNHVPVCSCLNRYVGDPFSHCRLQDPEELCHPSPCGVNTNCQVINGVPTCTCLPGFVGQPITGCNHECESDSHCGPQEQCQNFKCVSSCNQCGKGAQCVRVSNHRAVCECPKNYIGSPYTECRAECYGDVDCPGSKPACIYGICKNPCDGACGVGADCNLRGLTPVCSCPRDMTGDPFVRCRPFTKEDLCIPNPCGANAQCVPGHDRSGKERPVCTCLPGYTGNALSNCVRGECQSDSECSDHRACVAYQCVDPCIGQCGIGAECHAKRHLAVCTCPTGTSGDALVQCRQSRSFPVARYNYKRK
- the LOC134829500 gene encoding neurogenic locus notch homolog protein 3 isoform X2, with translation MKSLLSLVLVALLFSPSLGDSYFPARRRYYYDIFVGAGCSNNPCGTNAICREASGGRPVCSCPPGHSGNPLTHCSRAECLDHSECGGHQACRNGHCVNPCADACGTNAKCETRNHVPVCSCLNRYVGDPFSHCRLQDPEELCHPSPCGVNTNCQVINGVPTCTCLPGFVGQPITGCNHECESDSHCGPQEQCQNFKCVSSCNQCGKGAQCVRVSNHRAVCECPKNYIGSPYTECRAECYGDVDCPGSKPACIYGICKNPCDGACGVGADCNLRGLTPVCSCPRDMTGDPFVRCRPFTKEDLCIPNPCGANAQCVPGHDRSGKERPVCTCLPGYTGNALSNCVRGECQSDSECSDHRACVAYQCVDPCIGQCGIGAECHAKRHLAVCTCPTGTSGDALVQCRQSRSFPVARYNYKRK